From one Geoalkalibacter halelectricus genomic stretch:
- a CDS encoding alpha/beta hydrolase, producing the protein MSLMAGCSPRRGYEAVLLLADVAAGEEPSRLKATRPQPKRVPVRIPAAPAFPLSAGFFGADLYLPGEPVRAGVLLVPGVAEEGKDDPRLVAFAYSLARSRFAVLVPELESMHRLEVRGENVDEVAAAFAWFRNRTDLVPSGRLGMMAFSYAVGPTVLAAKDAAVAEDVRFVAGVGGYYDIHAVMTFFTTGWFQDGERWRRGDPNRYGKWIFVEGNLDRLEHESDRELFQEMADRRKDDLDAPIADLAEGLSEEGLALYRFITNEDRERAPELIAALPEFLRRDIDALNLADKDLGSLRARLILIHGLDDPIIPYTESRALKKALPAGQVDLFLVRGLMHVDVTPGLVGSWRMWRSVTALLRERDGVR; encoded by the coding sequence ATGAGTCTCATGGCAGGTTGCTCGCCGCGGCGCGGTTATGAGGCCGTGCTGCTGCTGGCGGACGTCGCGGCCGGCGAGGAGCCGAGCCGCCTCAAGGCCACCCGGCCGCAGCCCAAGCGCGTTCCCGTGCGGATTCCGGCCGCACCGGCCTTCCCTCTGTCCGCGGGCTTTTTCGGCGCCGACCTCTACCTGCCTGGCGAGCCGGTCAGGGCCGGGGTGTTGTTGGTGCCCGGCGTCGCCGAGGAGGGCAAGGACGATCCGCGCCTGGTGGCCTTTGCCTACAGCCTGGCGCGTTCGCGCTTCGCGGTGTTGGTGCCGGAACTGGAGAGCATGCATCGCCTTGAGGTGCGGGGCGAGAATGTCGATGAAGTCGCCGCCGCCTTCGCCTGGTTTCGCAACCGCACCGATCTGGTACCCAGCGGCCGTTTGGGCATGATGGCCTTCAGCTACGCCGTGGGGCCGACGGTGCTGGCGGCCAAGGACGCCGCGGTGGCCGAGGATGTGCGTTTTGTCGCCGGCGTCGGTGGTTATTACGACATCCACGCGGTGATGACCTTTTTCACCACCGGCTGGTTTCAGGATGGAGAGCGCTGGCGGCGCGGCGATCCCAATCGCTACGGCAAATGGATCTTCGTCGAAGGCAACCTTGATCGTCTCGAGCACGAAAGCGACCGCGAGCTGTTTCAGGAAATGGCGGATCGGCGCAAGGATGATCTGGATGCGCCCATCGCGGATCTGGCCGAGGGGCTGAGCGAGGAGGGCCTGGCGCTGTATCGTTTCATCACCAACGAGGACCGCGAGCGGGCGCCGGAGCTGATCGCGGCCCTGCCGGAATTTTTACGCCGCGACATCGATGCCCTCAACCTGGCCGACAAGGATCTGGGCTCGCTGCGCGCCCGGCTGATTCTCATCCACGGTCTCGACGATCCCATCATCCCCTACACCGAAAGCCGCGCGCTCAAAAAGGCGTTGCCCGCCGGGCAGGTCGATCTGTTTCTGGTGCGCGGACTCATGCATGTGGACGTGACCCCCGGTCTGGTCGGCTCCTGGCGCATGTGGCGCTCGGTGACGGCCCTGCTGCGCGAGCGCGACGGGGTGCGCTGA
- the miaA gene encoding tRNA (adenosine(37)-N6)-dimethylallyltransferase MiaA → MVARKDLSFNLLVVLGPTASGKTRLGVELARRLNGEIISADSRQVFRGMDLGTGKDLAEYGDIPHHLIDIAAAGEEFSVFAFQRAFYDAFAAIGQRGRLPLLVGGTGLYLDAVLRGYRLVEVPPDPALRTRLAILDDAALRERLRRLKPDLHNTTDLQDRERLIRAIEIASGEQAAALEQPPLPRLTPLVLGVRWERAELRRRIAQRLHARLDQGLVEEVAHLHAAGVPWARLEFYGLEYRFIAQHLQGALTYDAMVRQLTIAIGQFAKRQETFFRRMERQGLGIHWLDGRTDALAQALAIVHEATPGGLG, encoded by the coding sequence ATGGTTGCGCGCAAAGACCTTTCTTTTAACCTGCTGGTGGTTCTGGGCCCCACCGCCTCGGGCAAAACCCGCCTCGGGGTGGAGCTGGCGCGCCGCCTCAACGGCGAAATCATCTCCGCCGATTCGCGCCAGGTGTTTCGCGGCATGGATCTGGGGACCGGCAAGGATCTGGCCGAATACGGCGACATCCCCCACCACCTCATCGACATCGCCGCTGCCGGCGAGGAGTTCAGCGTTTTTGCGTTTCAGCGCGCCTTTTACGACGCCTTTGCCGCCATTGGGCAACGCGGCCGCCTGCCGCTGCTGGTGGGCGGCACCGGCCTGTATCTCGATGCCGTGCTGCGCGGCTACCGCCTCGTCGAAGTCCCGCCCGACCCCGCCCTACGCACCCGGTTGGCAATCCTTGACGACGCCGCCCTGCGCGAGCGCCTGCGGCGCCTCAAACCCGATCTGCACAACACCACCGACCTGCAAGACCGCGAACGCCTGATTCGCGCCATCGAGATCGCTTCAGGCGAACAAGCCGCCGCGCTTGAGCAGCCGCCTCTGCCCCGGCTCACCCCCCTGGTGCTGGGAGTGCGCTGGGAGCGCGCGGAACTGCGCCGCCGCATCGCGCAGCGTCTGCACGCACGGCTCGATCAGGGGTTGGTGGAGGAGGTGGCGCACCTGCACGCCGCGGGCGTGCCCTGGGCGCGGCTGGAATTCTACGGCCTTGAATATCGCTTCATCGCCCAGCATCTCCAGGGCGCCCTGACCTATGATGCCATGGTGCGGCAATTAACCATTGCCATCGGCCAGTTTGCCAAGCGCCAGGAGACTTTCTTTCGCCGCATGGAGCGCCAGGGCCTTGGCATCCACTGGCTAGACGGCCGCACCGATGCCCTCGCGCAGGCGCTGGCCATCGTGCATGAGGCCACCCCGGGCGGTTTGGGCTAG
- the pcnB gene encoding polynucleotide adenylyltransferase PcnB, giving the protein MAPSDPSPHSECSPVVVPRSEHGISRKQIDEETLKVMYRLHRHGFKAYLVGGGVRDLLLGRRPKDFDVGTDATPDQVKKLFRNCFLVGRRFRLAHVRFGRDKVVEVATFRRKPAVGEMPADPEDHFRFQENVFGSPCEDAFRRDFTINALFYDIENFSLIDYVGGLEDLAARRLRVIGEPLERFTEDPVRMLRALEFCARLDFQLDEQAREGIYRAAPLIAEAAPARIREELMELFRHGVAGAVLRSAAGMGLLEPLLAGFAGDDPTFALLERIDAGTRAGATPAEPFALAALYLSRFLRVCPPNREAPVTEVVRLAGLVLAPHCGYFSIARAISHQARELLVGVYRLTRGRGRRGERRLLTNPMTPYALELLSFWSEATGEFRPLVGQWRAALGAKEQPGTAPLKAAPAKRRRRPRRRKPRSGQAPT; this is encoded by the coding sequence ATGGCCCCTTCTGATCCCAGCCCGCATTCCGAATGTTCCCCGGTGGTCGTGCCGCGCTCCGAGCACGGTATCTCCCGCAAACAGATCGACGAGGAAACGCTCAAAGTCATGTACCGGCTGCACCGCCACGGCTTCAAGGCCTACCTGGTGGGCGGCGGAGTGCGCGATCTGCTGCTGGGGCGCCGGCCCAAGGATTTCGACGTGGGTACCGACGCCACCCCCGATCAGGTGAAGAAGTTGTTTCGCAACTGTTTTCTGGTCGGGCGGCGTTTTCGCCTGGCGCATGTGCGCTTCGGCCGCGATAAGGTGGTGGAAGTGGCGACCTTCCGGCGCAAGCCAGCCGTCGGGGAAATGCCCGCCGATCCCGAGGACCACTTTCGTTTTCAGGAAAACGTCTTCGGCTCGCCCTGCGAGGACGCTTTTCGGCGTGACTTCACCATCAACGCTCTGTTCTACGACATCGAAAACTTCAGCCTGATCGACTACGTGGGGGGATTGGAGGATCTGGCGGCGCGGCGCCTGCGGGTCATCGGCGAGCCCCTGGAGCGTTTCACCGAGGATCCGGTGCGCATGCTGCGTGCCCTGGAGTTTTGCGCCCGCCTGGACTTTCAGCTCGACGAGCAGGCGCGCGAGGGCATCTACCGTGCCGCGCCCCTGATCGCCGAGGCCGCGCCGGCGCGCATCCGCGAGGAACTCATGGAGCTCTTCCGCCACGGCGTGGCCGGTGCGGTGCTGCGCTCTGCCGCGGGCATGGGCCTTCTGGAGCCCCTGCTGGCGGGTTTCGCGGGCGACGATCCGACCTTTGCCCTGCTTGAGCGCATCGACGCGGGCACTCGCGCGGGCGCTACGCCGGCGGAGCCCTTCGCCCTGGCCGCTCTCTATCTCAGCCGCTTCCTGCGGGTCTGCCCACCGAACCGCGAGGCGCCGGTCACCGAGGTGGTGCGCCTGGCCGGGCTGGTGCTTGCGCCCCACTGCGGATACTTCAGCATCGCCCGCGCCATCAGCCATCAGGCGCGCGAACTGCTGGTCGGCGTCTACCGCCTGACCCGCGGCCGTGGCCGGCGCGGGGAGCGGCGCCTGCTCACCAATCCCATGACGCCTTATGCGCTGGAACTGCTGAGCTTCTGGAGCGAGGCGACGGGGGAGTTTCGTCCGCTGGTCGGACAGTGGCGTGCAGCTCTGGGCGCCAAAGAACAGCCCGGCACCGCACCGCTCAAGGCCGCCCCGGCCAAACGCCGTCGCCGCCCGCGGCGGCGCAAACCCAGGTCCGGGCAAGCTCCGACCTGA
- a CDS encoding alpha/beta hydrolase — protein MTADLLNHPLIAARYFFPRPDSVAAPFWVEAGDARLACHYHRPHPQGFTLVHFHGNGEVAADWSEGFPEVMADLGLNCLVAEFRGYGGSTSRPLLGAMLDDVAALIRAADTPPERLILFGRSVGSLFAVHGVSLFPDIAGLILESAVADVLERLLLRLSPGELGVSPQQLAAAVAERLDQRSKMASYPGHTLVMHARGDSLVDVSHGERLHAWAGGPKRLRIFARGDHNNLMFVNQREYFGEIADFVAQLS, from the coding sequence ATGACTGCGGATCTGCTCAACCACCCTCTAATTGCCGCGCGGTACTTCTTTCCGCGCCCCGATTCCGTCGCCGCGCCCTTTTGGGTCGAGGCGGGCGACGCGCGCCTGGCCTGCCATTATCATCGTCCCCACCCCCAGGGCTTCACCCTGGTGCATTTTCACGGCAACGGCGAAGTCGCCGCCGACTGGAGCGAGGGATTTCCCGAGGTCATGGCCGACCTGGGGCTCAATTGCCTGGTGGCGGAGTTTCGCGGCTACGGCGGCTCAACCTCGCGCCCGCTGCTCGGCGCCATGCTCGATGACGTCGCGGCACTGATCCGCGCCGCCGACACCCCGCCCGAGCGCCTGATCCTGTTCGGTCGCTCGGTGGGTTCGCTGTTCGCCGTCCACGGCGTCTCCCTGTTTCCCGATATTGCCGGACTGATTCTGGAGAGCGCGGTCGCCGACGTCCTCGAACGCCTGCTGCTGCGCCTGAGCCCCGGCGAGCTGGGCGTCAGCCCGCAACAACTGGCGGCGGCGGTCGCCGAACGCCTCGACCAGAGAAGCAAAATGGCCTCCTACCCGGGTCACACCCTGGTGATGCACGCACGCGGCGACAGCCTGGTCGACGTCAGCCACGGCGAGCGCCTGCACGCCTGGGCCGGCGGCCCCAAACGCCTGCGCATCTTCGCGCGCGGCGATCACAACAACCTCATGTTCGTCAACCAGCGGGAGTATTTTGGGGAAATTGCGGATTTTGTGGCGCAGCTTTCGTGA
- a CDS encoding dihydrofolate reductase: MEITPARSGEKIIIAALGENGVIGRDGGLPWDVPEDRRLFRALTLGHALIMGRRTFASLGRPLDGRLNLVISRTLAPRPDLVVCPDFPAALARAEASGRAIFFIGGAAVYRQALPLAERMILSRIPGSFAGDTFFPSFCPAAWRLVDEQQRGAFILQVYRAVATQQHHG; this comes from the coding sequence ATGGAAATCACGCCGGCCCGTTCCGGGGAAAAAATCATCATCGCCGCGCTGGGCGAGAACGGCGTCATCGGGCGCGACGGCGGCCTGCCCTGGGATGTGCCGGAGGATCGCCGCCTGTTTCGCGCACTGACCCTGGGTCATGCCCTGATCATGGGGCGGCGAACCTTCGCCTCCCTTGGCCGGCCCCTCGACGGGCGACTGAATCTGGTCATCAGCCGTACCCTGGCGCCGCGCCCGGATCTGGTGGTCTGCCCGGATTTTCCCGCCGCTCTGGCGCGGGCCGAAGCCTCGGGTCGGGCGATTTTCTTCATCGGCGGCGCCGCCGTCTATCGCCAGGCCTTGCCCCTGGCCGAGCGCATGATCCTCTCGCGCATCCCGGGATCTTTTGCCGGGGACACCTTTTTTCCTTCCTTTTGCCCCGCTGCCTGGCGCCTGGTCGACGAGCAGCAGCGGGGCGCCTTTATTCTTCAAGTTTATCGGGCGGTTGCAACTCAACAGCACCATGGATAG
- a CDS encoding acetate uptake transporter, with protein MTDDIICPYFGVDEDLCDVGCGYISPSDVHQIIRFCRAQHTQCPRFQQLRAGFSSGRGGQRPRGDCPPQAARQMDTAPAAHPQSATLALNRTSGAAALSRGTAQAANAAPATLGLLGAGMNIFLLAAQQAALLPLDALTLALGLFYGGLAQVLSGIFAWRRNQSLVATAFCAWGLFWLTLVGMLALPRAGIGDLPSSLALTSYLAFWVLFGVVLFFAALRLGRLLPLIFANLSLFLFLLALSETIASPALDQLAGWQGVLTALLAFYAGCAQLLNDAYRRPLLPT; from the coding sequence ATGACGGATGACATCATCTGTCCCTATTTCGGCGTGGATGAAGACCTGTGCGATGTCGGGTGCGGATACATTTCGCCCTCGGATGTGCATCAGATCATTCGCTTTTGCCGCGCTCAGCATACCCAGTGCCCCCGCTTTCAGCAGCTGCGGGCCGGCTTTTCCTCGGGGCGCGGTGGGCAGCGCCCGCGTGGGGACTGTCCTCCCCAGGCCGCTCGGCAAATGGACACCGCCCCGGCAGCCCATCCCCAGAGCGCCACTCTCGCCCTGAACCGGACCTCCGGCGCGGCCGCCTTGTCCCGCGGCACGGCGCAGGCCGCAAACGCCGCGCCCGCGACCCTGGGCCTGCTCGGCGCGGGCATGAACATTTTTTTACTCGCCGCGCAGCAAGCCGCCCTGCTGCCCCTCGATGCCCTGACCCTCGCCCTGGGGTTGTTTTACGGCGGCCTGGCGCAGGTTCTCTCCGGCATTTTCGCCTGGCGCCGCAACCAGAGCCTTGTCGCCACCGCCTTTTGCGCCTGGGGTCTGTTCTGGCTGACCCTGGTGGGCATGCTGGCCCTGCCTCGCGCCGGGATTGGAGATTTGCCCTCCTCCCTGGCACTGACTTCCTACCTGGCGTTCTGGGTTCTGTTCGGCGTCGTGCTGTTCTTTGCCGCCCTGCGCCTGGGTCGCCTGCTACCGCTGATCTTTGCCAATCTAAGCCTGTTTCTGTTTCTGCTGGCCCTCAGCGAAACCATTGCCTCGCCCGCCCTGGATCAACTAGCCGGCTGGCAAGGGGTACTAACCGCCCTGCTGGCCTTCTACGCCGGCTGCGCCCAACTGCTCAACGACGCCTATCGCCGCCCCCTGCTGCCCACCTGA